TGTTGCATTACTAACTTTTGTAGATACACCAAAATCAGCTAATTTAACCACATTATCCGAAtccaataataaatttgctGCTTTAATATCTCTGTGAATTACACCTTGTTCATGTAAATAGACCAATCCATGTAATGTTTGTCTAATGAACATTTTTGCATCTGCTTCCGAGATACctttatttgatgaaattaatttttttaatgaacCCTTTGAACAGTATTCTAGTATGATATATAATGTATCCATTTTTTGTATAAAACCATGgtattttacaatatttctattatttaaattcttcaacaaATGAATTTCTGACATTATGTCATTAAGTTCCTCATCATTATCGTAATTGACTTCTTTGATTGCTACAATTTGAGcagtttttttattaatagcTTTATATACCACTCCAAAAGAACCTTTACCAATAACACctttcaattgatattgTACTCTGGTTCTTTCATTAGCAGGTTGATTATCTTGTTTTGATGTCTCCAAATACCtattttttggtaaattAGGCAATACATTTTCATGGTTAGTAGAATCTACAAGAACCGATTCCAGTTCTTGTGCAGGAGTTAGACAAACTCTACCGGCACTCACATCTGCCTTCTCCATAATATATCCTTACTTTATGTGTATCAAAGGTAAACTAAAGCATCAAAGTAGATATCTATTCCAATACTTCAATGATAAGGTCAGTGATCGttagtatatatatatatatgtatgtatgaCTTGTGTCTTgtctttaatattatttgaactCAATAACCAtcttttgatattaatatagAGAGATACATACAATAAATGGATCAAGAATACCAATATTTAGGGCAATTCGTCAAAAGAGACAAACTAAGTGACATAAAAGTAATCAGAGGcacaatatatattcaataagCTTACATACTCTCAGTGGAAtacattataaaaatacCATATGAATAACtacatttttttattttgaatccATCTATACATCTATTCAAGATCATTCTTTAATGGGGCATAGGTTTTGCCAAATAAGATGTCCTGCCACCttgttaaaatattatgataatatgttgatatattcaatacTTGTATTCCGATACTACGAAACAGGAGTATAATAGTATAAGTTATATGATTCTAGAGGCACTATGCATATTCTTataacttttcaaaatggATTATCAGTTATAAATGTGAGTATACATGAATTTCTCCCCATCTTATAACCTCTTTCTCAGCGTGCATATTTTTTGGTGTTCAAGTAGTAAAAAAGTTGATGCTAATTGTATGATTTTGATATCTCAAAATCAAATACCAAATAGAACATAAAAAATAGCCTATGGCAATAAACAATACATAAAGTGTTTTGTAATAGCGTGCTTTGTTCTAAATTAGAGATGCATCAAATTACAGCTTCAAGATTGAGACTGACATTCCAATTTATCAATGACTTGCTTATAGCTTAAGCTATTCagtaaattataattaacCTCATgtgataattttaatatgcAATTGTCTCAACAATCAGtgaaaaaagaacaaaagCTTTCGACTTCAacaaaatcatttatttaatggCTTTTCCATAGATCTTTTATGATTAAGCTGGATCAGATTTTTGAACTTAGAAATTATTAGTTTCAAAAGTTGGGAACGTCATATTGTTCattaaacaattgaataataaaaaattagttTTATATCTGAAATGGGGAGCTACATTTagaatcaaaataaaataaattattcatcGATCGCTAATTTTCCAAGTTTCGGgctttttttaattttgtaatttttattttatgctttaaaaaacattaaGTACATTAATTAAGTACATATCGAGCTTGCAATCAActattgttttcaaaatatacGATATActttaaaaacatttttaataaattcagTAAACATTCGTTGACGTGAGTTTCAATTGCAATTTTGGAATCAGTTTTTTGTAGTTAAGGAAGTTTAGTTAATCAGAAGCAAACAAAATCATTGAAGAAGGTAACGTGTACGATAACTAAGAATTCAGgttaaataatttcattgcACTAAAAAAGACAAGAACATAGcatatgtatatttaaacttcttattttaaaagatcATGAGCGTAGTTGCAAACAATTCAATAGAATCAACTTCTACCCAAGTTGTGAGTAGACCTTTATTGAAGTTGAAATTATTGGATTCATTGAGACAAGGTAATTTTGAACAATTGAAACTTCTTATAGAGAGCAAACAATTCCAACCGTTAGATGATCCAACTATCTCCGGAGTTCTAAGTTTAATGCTAAATTATGCTATACAAGTGTCACCGATGTCGTTGATTAAAGATATTGTCAACCACTCagttaataatagtaataatgaAACTGATACTAGCAGTTCAGAcacttttaaaaaattacatttaaatattaatcaaCAAGATTCAAATGGTAATACACCACTACATTTAGCATGCTTACAATCCAGAGGTGATGTAGTGTCATTTTTTATGGATCAAAGCCAAATAAATGACTGTGtattaaataatcaaagaTTACAACCAATTGAAGTttgtaaaaatttaaatattgcaCAAATGATGCAATATAAAAGGTCAACATATGTCGGCGAAATTGCACAAGAATTTAGAACGGCTTTTAACAACAGAGATTTTGGTCATTTAGAAACCATATTAGGTAATCCAAGAAATGCTGAATTGTTGGACATAAATGGCACGGATCCACAAACAGGTGATACTGTATTACAtgaatttgttaaaaagCGGGATATTATAATGTGCCGTTGGTTACTCGAGCATGGTGCTGATCCCTTTAAAAGAGATATCACTGGAGTTTTACCAATCGAAATACTAGGTACAGTTGCTGATAATACTGctacaacaacaacaaaagCTGCTATTGAtttagaattgaaaaaattattaacagaTGCTGCAAAAGAACAAAGTGTTGTTGATGTTAATGCAAATTTCTATGAACCTCCAAGTATGAGAGGCTATTTAAGTAAATGGACTAACTTCGCACAGGGTTATAGACTGCGTTGGTTTGTATTGAGCGGCGATGGTATACTTTCATATTATAAAGATCAAGCTGATACAAAAAATGCATGCCGTGGTTCATTAAATCTGTCTAAATGTTCTTTACATTTAGATTCATCTGAGAAActaaaatttgaaatatacaGTGGGAAAGTGGATGAAGTGAGATGGCATCTGAAAGGTAATCATTCTGTGGAGACAAACAAATGGGTTTGGGCTATTCAAGGTGCTATCAGATATGCCAAAGATAGGGAAAGAATGCTGCAATCGAACCATGTTATTCCAAGTGTAATTAGTTCACCCTCTAACGGAGCTAATTTGAAACCTCATGAAATGACATCGGAAACAAGTCAACAGTATTTCAGTATGAAacataaaagaaatatcaGTAAAGTAACTACTCCGATTGCTGGTGAAGATATTGTTACATTGAGTGGTTCGATGCCTGAAACTAATGATATTGCCTTATCTATATCGGATTCCATTGCATTACCAATGTCCAGAATGTCTAGTAGCACTAAGGTTACAGAAATTATTACTCATAGTGTAAGTACAGATGCTATGAATGAGTTTCCAAACGATAAAAACGTTGATAAAATAGAGGAGACTACTACGCCTGTATTAGCTACTACCAATGATGACATTGAGTCATATAATTCCTCTGATGACGAGGAGAAAGTTTATGAACAAAATGTCGATATCACATACGATGGtgaagatataaaaaataattatggACCTTTCGCTGAAAAACTagaaattttacaaaatacTATTTCTATGgaattattaacattatctgagtttttaaaagatatgTGTGCCAACTCCGATGATTGGCATACATTAGagaaatctttaaatactTTAATTTCAACATCTGCTGATTTAAATACCTTAACTAAAAAGAGAGATGACAAATtacttaaaatattaagtaagcaaaaaaatgttaataatatttggatTCAGTCTGTCAAAGAGTTAgaattagaattatttgaGAAAACAGAGAGGTTAGATtcattagaaaatgaaagaaaGCAATTCAAAAAGATGATTACTACAAAAATGAACGACTCTGGAAGTCTAATATTACCTAACCTagcaaaagaaaaaactgATGAAACTGGGGTAGATATTAGCACAGAATCCGATCAAGAAACTTCAGTTATACATAACGACCTCGCTATCAATACTGCTCTTGAAGAAGTTTCTAAGTATATCAAAGCAACGACAACAGAAGATCAAAGTTCTGATGGTGATGAGTTCTATGATGCGGAAGATTTAGTCGAAGCCTCTGAAAACATTCCAGATGATGTAgttttagaagaagaaaaagaggAATTCAAAAAACATGATGAACTAAAGAATGTCGTTTCATCAACAGAGGAGGTTACAGAAGAAAGTAGTATTTCTACTGTAGTTGCTGTCAAAGAAATCTCAAGTGAAATTCAACAATTAGAAAAGCAAAATAGTTACAAGACAATTGGACCAAAGACCAAAATACAGAGAGACACTGAactaaaattattaaaagaatctTCATTTGTCGGTTACGAGGATGGAGTCAGAACTAAATTAGAGTTAGATAGTGATAACAGACCTTCCGTTAGTCTATGGTCCGTTATGAAATCGATGGTTGGTAAAGATTTGAGTAGAATCGCGTTGCCTGTCACCTTTAATGAACCTTCTTCGATGTTACAAAGAGTAGCTGAAGATCTTGAATATTCCGAACTTTTAGATCAAGCGGCTAAATTTGAGGATTCGACATTGAGATTATTATATGTTGCTGTATTTTCAACAACACCGTATTCCTCTACAATCAAGAGAGTTGCCAAACCATTCAATCCATTATTAGGTGAAACGTTTGAATATTCTAGGCCTGATAAGAATTATAGATTTTTATCTGAGCAAGTATCTCATCATCCTGTCATTTCAGCATTTTGGGCTGAATCACCAAAATGGGACATGTGGGGGTCATTAGACGTTGAATCTAACTTTAATGGTAGAACATTTGCatttaaacaaaaagatTTCTGGCATTTAAAGATTAGGCCAGATTGTAGTGAAGTTGAAGATATTTATACGTGGAAAAAAcctgaaaatatattagttGGTATTCTTATTGGCAGTCCTGAGATTGATAGTGTTGGTGATGTTAAAATCACTAACCATGTTACTGGTGATTATTGTATCTTACATTATAAAGCTAGAGGATGGAGATCCAGTGGTGCTTATGAAGTTCGTGGTGAAGTGTATAATGCATCTGGGGAAAAGAAATGGGTACTGGGAGGCCATTGGAATGAAGCATGTTTTGCTAAGAAAGTTACTTTACAAAATCTTGATGATATTACATTAGATAGAAATGCTTCGAAGAACAACTCGAATACgaacaatatttttgaacCTAAAGATGACGGTAGCAAATTTTTAGTTTGGAAAGTTAACAAGAGACCTGAGGGACCTTTCAACTTGACGTCGTTTgcaatttcattaaatgcATTGCAAccaaatttgaaacattGGCTGTCACCAACAGATACACGTCTAAGACCTGATCAAAGGGCTATGGAAGATGGGAAATATGATTATGCTGCCGAAGAGAAGCATAGATTAGAAGAGAAGCAAAGAGCCGTTAGGAAGCTAAGAGAAGAGAACTCGGAAGTGTATGAACCAAGATGGTTCAAACGAGAATTCGATCCATATACAAATGCAATGAACTGGAAGTTTGTAGGTGATTACTGGTCGAAGAGAAAAGAGCATCAATTGACCGATGAATACGATATTTTCTAATGTCTTTCCAAACGATAATGTACTTcatgtttatttatttatttatatgttttaATGATTAGATCTTGGACTAATGTAATATGCATCCAGGTGCAAGTGCACGTGTAAATAagtgatatatatatagttcaGCTCAGTTCAGTTGTAGTGTAATATTTACCCTGCCCTGAACAGCTTAGAATACGTAACTGAGAAATAATTTCGATTCAAGATAGAAAGGCGGGTAAGCAGTATGGGCGTAGCAATAACATTTCCAGTTCTGATGGGACGTTTCAAGTTTTTAAGCTGGCAAATAGCAGTAAGCGGTAGTGCAGAGTGAGATTACGCGCTAGAAGCAACATCTTGTGTTGCTTCTAGAACATTCCGTGGATGTTTTGCCTTGACATAGAATACAATGCAGCCATAAAATTCAATACATACGGACAATTGAGCGAGCATGTGAACAGATAAAACCATCAACAGTCGCTTGTACGAGGCAGTCTGCCTTGTTTTCCCGTTGTGCGGGCCAAAGTTCTTGTGTTTCTTTTACAGAACGACCTCCGCGCCAGAGCTGACCACTGCAGCACTGCCTTGCAACTATATGCACTGCCGGTCCTTCTCTCGTGCTGGCCTCCCTCCCCCTTCCAAATTGCTCGCTCTGTTACCTGTGCACGCCTCTACTGACCGCCCGTCAGCATTCtattttcctttttttGTTGGCTCTTCAGTGAACTGCCCGCAAGAATGAAGTATCGGTCAAACGCTTGCCCCCCGCGCGCCTGTCTGTGGCTCAGATCGGCCGAATCGCAGTACGCCGAAGAACCAACCGCACAAGAACACACGAACAGAGAAAGAGCCCGTTCACTGATTGCTTTCCAGACGCAATGCAAACAAAAACACGCACATGCACACCCAACTATCGTGTCCGCCATTCGTGCGTCCCAGCGTTCTGGCCCTTCTGATCGTCCCCTTCCACGGCCCCACCCACCAATATAAATGCAACGcaaaaaattcaagaaacCACTTTCAAAGGATTATTAatacaacaacaacaataatgtGAGGTTAGAAACAGTTTCATCACTATCTGCACAATATAAAATCTGCTGATTTCTTTTTCGGACGTTTGTACTATAGTTTCTCTTGTGCTTGTGCTTTTGATTCTTACATACTGTACAGTATGTAAGAATCAAAAGcttaatatattatgttACATATACAATTTTACCTAATTGGTTTTaagttaaataaaatatatatatatatataaatgcaTATCCCGCCCATCCTCGTTATTTTGCAATTCGAATCGCTAAGTCTTGGATTTCAAGAGCTCACAAAATTATCCTCATCGATTGTGCGTAATATTTGCCTTTTTGTGGGATCTGTTTTGCAATACAAAAATctgaaagaaaaagatcaaaaaaaaaattaatacaAATGTATTCCACTAGCGCTAAATTGTCCCTCCACAGAACCTTTTCTGATATTTTAGAAGATCAATTATTAGTGAATTATAATGATACTATGAACTCAAACTCTATAGACCATGCTACTTCATATGATAGTGTCCCGAACTCTTCATTGGATTATTCTATGCCAAATACTATGTTATTAGATAATTCAACTCCAAATTCCAATTCTTCGAAATCAAATACCGATAACACAATTTTAAACAATGTATTTAATCAATATGCTGATCCCAGTTTAACTACGCAGACAAATATTagtaataaaataaacgaaaattcaaatacagGGAGTCCGATTGTACAAACAATAAGTTTaagtaaattattaaaatcatcaaGTAATAATAAGAGTACAAGCAAACAATCGCAGTtgtattcaaaaataaacttCAATAGCAACAGCAGCAATAACAATAGTAGCcctaaaaataatgaattcgATACTTtcgaagaaaataataatattttattcacacaaaataattcattgtatgatgatgaattcaatttgtttttggCTGAGCAACATCAAATCCTTCTAAATAactcaaaagaaaatttactGACAAATTCAGATTCGATTTTACAagataataatgttttattggataatgaaaatgcaAAGACaagttttaataatgagttttacaaagaaaacaataataatatcgatgatgatattttaagtGATGAcgaatttgaagaagaagaagtcGACGGCgacgatgatgatgaaaattttaaaaataaccgttattttgaaaatgctGATCTTAATGATATCAATACCAACAGTCAAAATACGTTCtctaatttaatttcaaacGATAACGCATTTGCATTACAATCTTTTGTAGACTCAAATGTTAAAGATTTGAATTCACCATCTTTCATAACTGACAGTGACTCAAATAGTTTTGCTACtaaaaaatcatcaattggtgatgatgatttaaaCGATACTGatatatatgatttttCGAGATTACAAAATATCACTCCAAATTTGAATACTATTGTCACTcagaataaaaataataaaagaaggaaaagttttgttaaaaaaaatacagCATCACTCACAAATGTTAATTCATCAACTGTCCTAACGAATgttaaacaaaataaaattaatttgaatggtagaattaatttagataatCTGCccaataataaaattgaaaataacaacaagaatagcaacaacaacaacaacaatatattGAGTCCAGAATCATCGAACATTTCATCATCTCCATTATCATCTCCATCTCGACCTTTAGCATCTTATTCATCATCcaattcaaaaacaataacaGCAATAGCAGCACTAGCACAAACACCAATTAAGAAAGACACAAAGGCACAGACAACTTCAGTAAGATCGACTCATACTCATGTTGCAGGTGAAGATCATGAAGTGTTTAAGTGTATGATcatgaatttaataaccAATGAGCCATGCAGTGCCGAATTTTCAAGGCCATACGATCTAACAAGACATCAGAATACAATTCATGCAAAGAGGAAGATTGTATTTAGATGTTCTGAATGTATCAGATCGTTGGGTGACGACGGTTTCAAGAAAACATTTTCAAGATTAGACGCATTAACAAGACATATTAAATCCAAACATGAGGATTTAAGCATGGAAGAGAAAAAACAGGTAACTAAATATGCAAAACAGAATATTGCCTATGCTGTAGCTTAAACGGGTTCTAAGATATAACCAAGTTACTAGATAGATTcctatataaataattattaattttttaataaaatattcattctTCATCATTACCAACAGtcaatttaaaaaaaggTAGTagtaaaaaaataatttttaagatttcttattttaaatatacttaGATGCTATATGATGCTATATAAAAAGTTTATAAAGTTAACTCTTGgttgttgtttttcttGGCTTGACCatatttcttaattctAATAGCTTGAATTTCAATGAAACCAGTAGTATCAGTTGGTAAGAAACCAGTTAATTCATCCATAGAGGATTCAGTGGCATCATATAAGTTTTCAGTTTCGGAATATCTACCTAGAGTAATGACATTACCTTTGTATAAGCTTAATCTAACTGTGCCGTTAACTGTTTCTTGAGATGGTTTGATCATTGATCTAATATATTCGCATTCTGGAGAGAAATAAGAACCGTTGTATAATAACTTTGAGTAAGTTGGAGTAACAAATTGGTCTCTGATTTGTCTGACTTCTTTGTCTAGAGTTAAACCTTCTAAATCGACATGAGCTTTTCTTAAGATAGTCAATGGAGCTTGTTCGTAACAACCTCTTGATTTCAAGTTAATGTATCTGTTTTCAACAATATCAATTCTGCCCACACCATTAGCTCTACCCAAACTAGATGCAGTTAAGAAAATATCTAAAGGAGAAGTAACTGATTTTTCTTGACCAGTTTTGTTGTCCTTGTATGATAGTTTGACTGGTAAACCTTTAACGAAATCGATAGATAAATCCTGTGGGACATCTGGAGCGTCCATTGGGTCAGTAATTAATTTCCACATGTCTTTTGGCGGAGTATTGTTTGGGTCTTCCAAGATGCCGGCTTCGTAAGAGATATGAGCCTCGTTTTCATCGGTAGACCATGGTTTTGCCTTGGTTTGACTAACGGGAATACCTTTTGAGGCAGCGTAGtctaataaatcttttCTACCAGCGAATTTGTTGAAGAATTCTGGCAATCTCCACGGAGTGATACACTTGATATCTGGTTTCAAAGCGTAGAAGGACAACTCAAATCTAATTTGATCATTACCTTTACCTGTGCAACCATGGGAGACAGCAAAACAACCTTCCTGTTCTGCGACATCAATTTGAGCTTTAGCAATAACAGGTCTTGCTAAAGAGGTACCTAATAGGTAAACATCTTCATAAACAGCGTTGACTTGAACAGCTGGGAATAGAATATCGGTGACAAATTCTTCTTTACAATCGACGACGACGAATTTAGTGGCGCCAATTTTCAAAGCTTTCTCTTCAGCGGCTTTGAAGTCTTCTTCTTGACCGACATTAGCCATGAAAGCGACGACTTCATAGCCTTGTTCTAATAGCCAAGCTAGAATGACAGAGGTATCCAAACCACCAGAGTAAGCTAAACAGACTTTTCCTTTAGACATTTTGATAGTAATACGAGTGTGCGTGTGCGTGTGCTTTTTGCTTTGTTTTCCGATATACTAACTGTaagtatatgtatataaatcGATTAGACGATGTTTATTATTGGTTTGCTTTTACctaatacaaataattaaGATTGCAATAGAGAGTTGACTTTGTTATTTCTACTTGAAACATGGTCGACTTATATACGTTTTACGATTGGTGATTTCAGAACCAACGTTGATATTTTCTATATCAAGAAACCAGGCCATACTAATAAGATGTTAAGCAACCTACGGTTGCTTAAGATAGACCAATCAGTCAAATGCATCAGCTTAGCGATACCGAACTCTATCTTGTCATCTCCGCTTCTCATACCGAACAATGCTACTAAACTCAAGATTAGGATAT
The Tetrapisispora phaffii CBS 4417 chromosome 8, complete genome DNA segment above includes these coding regions:
- the SWH1 gene encoding oxysterol-binding protein related protein SWH1 (similar to Saccharomyces cerevisiae OSH2 (YDL019C) and SWH1 (YAR042W); ancestral locus Anc_3.175) — encoded protein: MSVVANNSIESTSTQVVSRPLLKLKLLDSLRQGNFEQLKLLIESKQFQPLDDPTISGVLSLMLNYAIQVSPMSLIKDIVNHSVNNSNNETDTSSSDTFKKLHLNINQQDSNGNTPLHLACLQSRGDVVSFFMDQSQINDCVLNNQRLQPIEVCKNLNIAQMMQYKRSTYVGEIAQEFRTAFNNRDFGHLETILGNPRNAELLDINGTDPQTGDTVLHEFVKKRDIIMCRWLLEHGADPFKRDITGVLPIEILGTVADNTATTTTKAAIDLELKKLLTDAAKEQSVVDVNANFYEPPSMRGYLSKWTNFAQGYRLRWFVLSGDGILSYYKDQADTKNACRGSLNLSKCSLHLDSSEKLKFEIYSGKVDEVRWHLKGNHSVETNKWVWAIQGAIRYAKDRERMLQSNHVIPSVISSPSNGANLKPHEMTSETSQQYFSMKHKRNISKVTTPIAGEDIVTLSGSMPETNDIALSISDSIALPMSRMSSSTKVTEIITHSVSTDAMNEFPNDKNVDKIEETTTPVLATTNDDIESYNSSDDEEKVYEQNVDITYDGEDIKNNYGPFAEKLEILQNTISMELLTLSEFLKDMCANSDDWHTLEKSLNTLISTSADLNTLTKKRDDKLLKILSKQKNVNNIWIQSVKELELELFEKTERLDSLENERKQFKKMITTKMNDSGSLILPNLAKEKTDETGVDISTESDQETSVIHNDLAINTALEEVSKYIKATTTEDQSSDGDEFYDAEDLVEASENIPDDVVLEEEKEEFKKHDELKNVVSSTEEVTEESSISTVVAVKEISSEIQQLEKQNSYKTIGPKTKIQRDTELKLLKESSFVGYEDGVRTKLELDSDNRPSVSLWSVMKSMVGKDLSRIALPVTFNEPSSMLQRVAEDLEYSELLDQAAKFEDSTLRLLYVAVFSTTPYSSTIKRVAKPFNPLLGETFEYSRPDKNYRFLSEQVSHHPVISAFWAESPKWDMWGSLDVESNFNGRTFAFKQKDFWHLKIRPDCSEVEDIYTWKKPENILVGILIGSPEIDSVGDVKITNHVTGDYCILHYKARGWRSSGAYEVRGEVYNASGEKKWVLGGHWNEACFAKKVTLQNLDDITLDRNASKNNSNTNNIFEPKDDGSKFLVWKVNKRPEGPFNLTSFAISLNALQPNLKHWLSPTDTRLRPDQRAMEDGKYDYAAEEKHRLEEKQRAVRKLREENSEVYEPRWFKREFDPYTNAMNWKFVGDYWSKRKEHQLTDEYDIF
- the ARG1 gene encoding argininosuccinate synthase (similar to Saccharomyces cerevisiae ARG1 (YOL058W); ancestral locus Anc_3.170), whose translation is MSKGKVCLAYSGGLDTSVILAWLLEQGYEVVAFMANVGQEEDFKAAEEKALKIGATKFVVVDCKEEFVTDILFPAVQVNAVYEDVYLLGTSLARPVIAKAQIDVAEQEGCFAVSHGCTGKGNDQIRFELSFYALKPDIKCITPWRLPEFFNKFAGRKDLLDYAASKGIPVSQTKAKPWSTDENEAHISYEAGILEDPNNTPPKDMWKLITDPMDAPDVPQDLSIDFVKGLPVKLSYKDNKTGQEKSVTSPLDIFLTASSLGRANGVGRIDIVENRYINLKSRGCYEQAPLTILRKAHVDLEGLTLDKEVRQIRDQFVTPTYSKLLYNGSYFSPECEYIRSMIKPSQETVNGTVRLSLYKGNVITLGRYSETENLYDATESSMDELTGFLPTDTTGFIEIQAIRIKKYGQAKKNNNQELTL
- the RPN4 gene encoding stress-regulated transcription factor RPN4 (similar to Saccharomyces cerevisiae RPN4 (YDL020C); ancestral locus Anc_3.173), whose protein sequence is MYSTSAKLSLHRTFSDILEDQLLVNYNDTMNSNSIDHATSYDSVPNSSLDYSMPNTMLLDNSTPNSNSSKSNTDNTILNNVFNQYADPSLTTQTNISNKINENSNTGSPIVQTISLSKLLKSSSNNKSTSKQSQLYSKINFNSNSSNNNSSPKNNEFDTFEENNNILFTQNNSLYDDEFNLFLAEQHQILLNNSKENLLTNSDSILQDNNVLLDNENAKTSFNNEFYKENNNNIDDDILSDDEFEEEEVDGDDDDENFKNNRYFENADLNDINTNSQNTFSNLISNDNAFALQSFVDSNVKDLNSPSFITDSDSNSFATKKSSIGDDDLNDTDIYDFSRLQNITPNLNTIVTQNKNNKRRKSFVKKNTASLTNVNSSTVLTNVKQNKINLNGRINLDNLPNNKIENNNKNSNNNNNNILSPESSNISSSPLSSPSRPLASYSSSNSKTITAIAALAQTPIKKDTKAQTTSVRSTHTHVAGEDHEVFKCMIMNLITNEPCSAEFSRPYDLTRHQNTIHAKRKIVFRCSECIRSLGDDGFKKTFSRLDALTRHIKSKHEDLSMEEKKQVTKYAKQNIAYAVA